The nucleotide window ttaactatttttacagagaatggtcaaCCATATAATCTCAGGAGTGCAACAATATCAAGTTGTTCTTCTGGATACGGTGAAGGAGAGAATGAGAAAGGTGTTTGAAGAGCATCCTGACCTCACCACTCACTTTCAAGATGATGTTTTGGCTACATTTGATACGTTCGTGGATCCTTTCTCCACCATTGCATATGGACAACATACGGCCACTCGGGAAGTAGTCAACCCAGAGGAAGTAGTAGTATCCCAGAAGATTTGCTGGGTAAAGCAAGGTCTTTCAAGGGTCATGTCCATAAGGAATAAAAGTTTTTACTATGTACCTCTAATTGAAAGTCTAAAGCAATTATTGACTAATGTGAGAATCTTCACCATGTTGAATACTGCACCACAGAGAAGCAGAGAGGGATACTTTTACAATTTTACTGATGGGTCCCTCTTTACATCTCACCCATTATTTTCTCAAAGGCCTAATGCATTGCAAATAATACTGTACACGGATGAAATTGAAATTTGTAACCCCTTAGGGTCCCATGCTTCTGCAAATAAATTGGTCATGTTTTATTATACTTTGGGTAATATTGATCCTAAATTTAGATCAAAGTTGGCTGCAGTACGACTTCTTGCTATTGCTAAAGCAAATGACATTTCTCAGTGGGGTGTTGATGTTGTACTGAAAAGAATTCTTCAAGATTTAACATTGCTTTACAATGGTGTAAGGATTGAAACATCAGCTGGTGAAACTGAGTTGTTTGGTGCTGTGATAGCTGTATGTGGAGACACACTTGCCCAACATGAGGTTGCTGGCTTTAAAGTAGGAGTTGGTTTTGCTCATAGCAAATGTAGACACTGTGAATGCACATTTGAAGATATGCAATGTATTTTTGAGGAGGGGAGTTTTGTGGAAAAAACTTTGGCAAAACACATTAGGCAGTGTCTTGAAATAGATAAAGCAAGCACAGAATATTTGAAAGCAGCACTCAAAACTACTTATGGAATCAATAGAAGAAGCAGACTAGTTGATTTTCCTGCATTTGACCTGATCAAACAAACTCCACAGGACATAATGCATGTTATTTTTGAAGGTGTTGCACCAATGGAAGTTAAGTTTGTATTAAAACACCTTATTCTATTAGGACAGATAGAATTAGATGAGTTTAATTCAGCCATTCAAAATTTTCCTTACTCACCTCTCGAAATACGGGATAAACCATGTCCTATTAGTGTCGCCACCCTAGCAGCTAACGACAACAAATTAAAACAGTCTTGTGGGCAGAtgttaattcttttaaaaatactaccatttcttttaaatgcaGTGGACAATGAGTATGTTAAATTTATTCTTAAGTTAATTGAGATAGTTCAGATAGTTCTTGCTCCCATTATTTCTTTTGAAACTGTATTGAAACTCCGACGTATGGTTGAACAACATCTGCATCAGTTCAAACAACTTTTCCCTGAAGCCAATGTAATACCCAAGCAACATTATATGTTACATCTTCCTAGTCAAATTATATCCCTTGGTCCTTTAATAAGGAGTATGTGCATTCGCTTTGAGGCAAAGCACCGCTATTTTAAGCAGTGGGCTTCcaagttaaattttaaaaatgtttgtaaatcaCTAGCAAACCACAATCAGTTACTTGAATGGTGTCAGAATGAAATAGCTACTGAACATCCAATTTTTGCAAATGAAAGTGAATCAGGGCCTGTATCAGCTGTTACAAATACTGAATATGTTAAGAAAAAAGTCAAAGAATTTTTGGGAATAGAGTTCACGCAATCCATTGTGTCAGTGAAATGGTATGTTCTTAATGGCAATAAGTACATTAGTGGGAAGTCCTTGATTATTATAGATGTGGATGGCACTTTCCCAGTGTTTGGACTGATAAAGGATATCTTTTTGATAAATTCCTCTTTCATTGCTTTTGAGTTCCAGCGCTATgaaactttacatttaaatcaaGACTTTTTGGCATATGAAGTAGCTGTGCCCATTCTTGCCCAAGCTACAGAATTAGTACATGAGCTCATTGATTATACTTCATACTTTTCTATTAGTTTCAAGgaaagtgtgtttgtgcccaTAAAATACAGTCTTTGTGATATTATTGCCCAGAGAAAtcatattagggatgcaccctAATATAGCTTACATCAGCTCTGGtgacaaacatttaaattttccaTAAACAAATATTCTGTTTCTGTTGTGCCACAATAATGCTGGCATGCTACATTTAACAACTGTCAAATGATATGAGTTGCGGTTCACAAATGTTTTATCTTTCATATTGTGTGGACAAATTTGAAATCTGTA belongs to Clarias gariepinus isolate MV-2021 ecotype Netherlands chromosome 2, CGAR_prim_01v2, whole genome shotgun sequence and includes:
- the LOC128543500 gene encoding uncharacterized protein LOC128543500, translated to MICFVFVALTLKVLLSHINAVHGRSQDFWVYCGIDGCEQDFRVFNSFFRHIKRTHPLYLTNGCPSRGWRTTSTSRSLGSEVFGVSVFANCTTPATTSTVEILTGASLPETQQPQLTGSPVTEEAVPVTSTTRPDIARSAAAFAISVQEQCHLSQRMVNHIISGVQQYQVVLLDTVKERMRKVFEEHPDLTTHFQDDVLATFDTFVDPFSTIAYGQHTATREVVNPEEVVVSQKICWVKQGLSRVMSIRNKSFYYVPLIESLKQLLTNVRIFTMLNTAPQRSREGYFYNFTDGSLFTSHPLFSQRPNALQIILYTDEIEICNPLGSHASANKLVMFYYTLGNIDPKFRSKLAAVRLLAIAKANDISQWGVDVVLKRILQDLTLLYNGVRIETSAGETELFGAVIAVCGDTLAQHEVAGFKVGVGFAHSKCRHCECTFEDMQCIFEEGSFVEKTLAKHIRQCLEIDKASTEYLKAALKTTYGINRRSRLVDFPAFDLIKQTPQDIMHVIFEGVAPMEVKFVLKHLILLGQIELDEFNSAIQNFPYSPLEIRDKPCPISVATLAANDNKLKQSCGQMLILLKILPFLLNAVDNEYVKFILKLIEIVQIVLAPIISFETVLKLRRMVEQHLHQFKQLFPEANVIPKQHYMLHLPSQIISLGPLIRSMCIRFEAKHRYFKQWASKLNFKNVCKSLANHNQLLEWCQNEIATEHPIFANESESGPVSAVTNTEYVKKKVKEFLGIEFTQSIVSVKWYVLNGNKYISGKSLIIIDVDGTFPVFGLIKDIFLINSSFIAFEFQRYETLHLNQDFLAYEVAVPILAQATELVHELIDYTSYFSISFKESVFVPIKYSLCDIIAQRNHIRDAP